One part of the Olleya sp. YS genome encodes these proteins:
- a CDS encoding PadR family transcriptional regulator: MYSKELTKGTLRPIILKLLSQHDKMYGYEITQKVKELTKGKIDISEGALYPILHKLESNKVLETEKVYIGKRVRKYYSVTKSGKQVIAEQTNQINDFINTLSLIFNPKTTLK, translated from the coding sequence ATGTATAGTAAAGAACTCACAAAAGGAACACTTCGACCTATCATTTTAAAACTGTTAAGTCAGCATGATAAAATGTATGGTTATGAGATTACACAAAAAGTAAAAGAACTTACAAAAGGTAAAATAGACATTTCTGAAGGTGCTTTATACCCTATTTTGCACAAGCTAGAAAGCAATAAGGTTTTAGAAACAGAAAAAGTATACATAGGCAAACGAGTACGTAAATATTATAGTGTTACTAAATCTGGAAAACAAGTTATAGCTGAACAAACCAACCAGATTAACGATTTTATTAATACACTGTCATTAATCTTTAACCCAAAAACTACTTTAAAATGA
- the htpG gene encoding molecular chaperone HtpG encodes MAKGNINVSVENIFPLIKKFLYSDHEIFLRELISNATDATLKLKHLASIGETKSDYGNPIIEVKIDKEGKKLHIIDQGLGMTAEEVEKYINQVAFSGAEEFLDQYKDSAKDSGIIGHFGLGFYSAFMVADKVEIITKSHKDEPAAHWTCDGSPEFTLEAHDKTDRGTEIILHIAEDSTEFLEEARISSLLSKYNKFMPIPIKFGTKEVNDPDHTPKTTKDKDGKDTTEPQKKITVDNIINNPNPAWTKQPTELEDEDYKNFYRELYPMQFEDPLFHIHLNVDYPFNLTGILYFPKMTQDMAMQKDKIQLYQNQVFVTDNVEGIVPEFLTMLRGVIDSPDIPLNVSRSYLQADGAVKKISSYISRKVADKLKSLFNNNREDFEAKWNDIKIVIEYGMLSDDKFFEKAEAFTLYPTVDGKYYTYEELYNKTKANQTDKDDKLVILYASNADEQHSYIEAAKDKGYEVLLLDSPIVSHFMQKLETTKEKISFARVDADHIDKLIQKEDTAISKLDENQTKALDELLKDVVPSEKFMVQLEAMDSNATPFMITQPEFMRRMKEMQATGGGMNMFGSMPEMYNLVVNTNSELVHEILNTKTRKKQERLINQSLDLARLSQGLLKGKELSDFIKRSYDMIK; translated from the coding sequence ATGGCAAAAGGAAATATTAACGTTTCAGTAGAAAACATTTTCCCACTCATTAAAAAATTCTTGTATAGTGATCACGAAATCTTTTTACGTGAGCTAATTAGTAACGCTACCGATGCAACCTTAAAGCTAAAACACTTAGCTAGTATTGGTGAAACTAAATCGGATTATGGCAATCCTATTATTGAAGTTAAAATTGATAAAGAAGGTAAAAAACTACACATTATTGACCAAGGTTTAGGGATGACAGCAGAAGAGGTTGAAAAATATATCAACCAAGTCGCGTTTTCTGGTGCTGAAGAGTTTTTAGACCAATACAAAGACAGTGCTAAAGATTCTGGTATTATAGGACATTTTGGTCTTGGATTTTACTCGGCTTTTATGGTGGCAGATAAGGTAGAAATTATTACCAAATCGCATAAAGATGAGCCTGCTGCACATTGGACTTGTGATGGCTCACCAGAGTTTACTTTAGAGGCACATGACAAAACAGACAGAGGTACAGAGATTATTTTGCATATAGCAGAAGACTCTACTGAATTTTTAGAAGAAGCGCGTATTAGCAGCTTGTTAAGTAAGTATAACAAGTTTATGCCAATACCAATTAAGTTTGGAACAAAAGAAGTTAACGATCCTGATCACACACCTAAAACAACAAAGGACAAAGACGGTAAAGACACTACCGAACCTCAGAAAAAAATAACAGTAGATAACATTATTAACAACCCTAATCCTGCTTGGACTAAACAACCAACAGAGTTAGAAGATGAAGACTATAAGAACTTTTATCGTGAGTTGTATCCAATGCAATTTGAAGATCCTTTATTTCATATTCATTTAAATGTAGATTATCCATTTAACCTGACAGGAATCTTATATTTCCCTAAGATGACTCAGGATATGGCGATGCAAAAGGACAAAATTCAGTTATATCAAAACCAAGTGTTTGTAACAGATAATGTAGAGGGTATTGTGCCTGAATTTTTAACCATGCTACGTGGTGTGATTGACAGTCCAGACATCCCATTAAACGTGTCTCGTTCTTACTTACAAGCAGATGGTGCAGTTAAAAAGATAAGCTCTTACATCTCGCGTAAAGTAGCCGATAAATTAAAATCGTTGTTTAATAACAATCGAGAAGATTTTGAAGCTAAATGGAACGATATTAAAATCGTCATAGAATATGGTATGTTGTCTGATGACAAATTCTTTGAAAAAGCAGAAGCATTTACCTTATACCCAACAGTAGATGGTAAGTATTACACTTATGAGGAATTATACAATAAAACTAAAGCCAATCAAACCGACAAAGATGATAAACTAGTTATCTTGTATGCAAGCAACGCAGACGAGCAACACAGCTACATTGAGGCAGCAAAAGATAAAGGTTATGAGGTGTTATTATTAGACAGCCCAATTGTGTCACACTTTATGCAAAAGCTAGAAACTACTAAAGAAAAAATAAGCTTTGCTCGTGTCGATGCAGACCACATTGATAAGTTAATCCAGAAGGAAGACACAGCTATTTCTAAATTAGACGAAAACCAAACCAAAGCGTTGGACGAGCTATTAAAAGATGTGGTGCCTTCAGAAAAATTTATGGTGCAATTAGAAGCTATGGATAGCAATGCAACACCATTTATGATTACACAACCGGAATTTATGCGTCGTATGAAAGAGATGCAAGCTACAGGTGGTGGTATGAACATGTTTGGTAGCATGCCAGAAATGTATAACTTGGTAGTAAACACAAACTCAGAGCTGGTCCATGAAATTTTAAATACCAAGACTAGAAAAAAACAAGAACGTTTAATTAATCAAAGTTTAGACTTAGCACGTTTATCTCAAGGCTTATTAAAAGGAAAAGAGTTAAGCGACTTTATTAAGCGTAGCTACGATATGATAAAGTAA